In the genome of Photobacterium sp. TLY01, one region contains:
- the asd gene encoding archaetidylserine decarboxylase (Phosphatidylserine decarboxylase is synthesized as a single chain precursor. Generation of the pyruvoyl active site from a Ser is coupled to cleavage of a Gly-Ser bond between the larger (beta) and smaller (alpha chains). It is an integral membrane protein.), translated as MSDNLKIGLQYCAPKHALTRLAGKLADLKGGFVTTAVIRWFINRYKVDMAEARHEDPASFATFNDFFVRELKEDARPLNDEADVFCHPADACVSQLGPIEKGQLIQAKGHYYDAVELLGGDQALAEEFADGSFATLYLSPRDYHRVHMPCDGTLRQMIYVPGDLFSVNPLTAENVPNLFARNERVVCIFDTDFGPVAQVLVGATIVGSIETVWAGTIAPPRGPVVRRWDYPAEGNQAITLKKGEEMGRFKLGSTVINLFPKEMVTFADNLAPNVATRMGEAYARLTASSVAEPVTDDSDA; from the coding sequence GTGAGCGATAATCTGAAAATTGGCCTGCAATACTGCGCGCCCAAACATGCCCTGACACGTCTGGCCGGTAAACTTGCCGACCTGAAAGGGGGCTTTGTCACCACAGCGGTGATCCGCTGGTTTATCAACCGCTATAAAGTGGATATGGCAGAAGCCCGTCACGAAGACCCGGCGTCTTTCGCCACTTTCAACGATTTCTTTGTGCGTGAACTCAAAGAGGATGCCCGTCCGCTGAACGACGAAGCCGACGTATTCTGTCATCCGGCCGATGCCTGTGTCAGCCAACTGGGCCCGATTGAAAAAGGCCAGCTGATTCAGGCCAAGGGCCATTACTACGACGCCGTTGAACTGCTGGGCGGCGATCAGGCGCTGGCAGAAGAATTTGCGGACGGGAGTTTCGCCACCCTGTATTTGTCTCCGCGGGATTATCACCGCGTCCACATGCCATGTGACGGCACCCTGCGCCAGATGATCTATGTACCGGGCGATCTGTTTTCGGTCAATCCGCTGACCGCGGAAAATGTGCCCAACCTGTTTGCCCGTAATGAGCGCGTGGTCTGTATCTTTGATACCGACTTCGGTCCGGTTGCTCAGGTCCTGGTGGGAGCCACGATTGTTGGTAGCATCGAAACTGTTTGGGCCGGTACGATTGCACCGCCACGCGGCCCTGTGGTTCGCCGCTGGGATTATCCGGCCGAAGGTAATCAGGCCATCACCCTGAAGAAAGGCGAAGAAATGGGCCGTTTCAAACTGGGCTCAACCGTGATCAACCTGTTCCCGAAAGAGATGGTGACCTTTGCCGACAATCTGGCACCCAATGTGGCGACCCGGATGGGTGAGGCTTATGCCCGTCTGACTGCATCGTCAGTGGCTGAGCCGGTGACAGACGACAGCGACGCTTAA
- the orn gene encoding oligoribonuclease has translation MTISDQNLIWIDLEMTGLDPDTHKIIEIATIVTDAQLNILAEGPVLAIHQPPAELAKMDDWCTNTHTHSGLVARVQQSQVDEEEAVRQTIAFLEQWVPKGASPICGNSIGQDRRFLYRHMPELEQYFHYRYLDVSTLKELTRRWKPELLDNFHKQGSHLALDDIRESIAELRFYREQIFKI, from the coding sequence ATGACAATCAGCGATCAGAACCTGATTTGGATCGATCTGGAAATGACAGGTCTGGATCCCGATACACACAAAATCATTGAAATTGCGACCATAGTGACCGATGCCCAGCTCAACATTCTGGCTGAGGGGCCGGTACTGGCCATTCATCAGCCACCTGCGGAACTGGCCAAGATGGATGACTGGTGCACCAATACTCATACCCATAGTGGTCTGGTTGCCCGGGTGCAGCAAAGTCAGGTGGATGAGGAGGAAGCGGTGCGTCAGACCATCGCATTTCTCGAACAATGGGTGCCCAAAGGCGCTTCGCCGATTTGCGGTAACAGCATAGGTCAGGATCGTCGCTTCCTGTATAGGCACATGCCGGAATTAGAACAATACTTTCATTATCGGTATCTGGATGTCAGCACACTGAAAGAGCTGACTCGTCGCTGGAAGCCTGAGCTGCTGGACAACTTCCATAAGCAGGGCTCGCACCTGGCGCTGGATGATATTCGTGAATCGATTGCTGAACTGCGTTTCTATCGTGAGCAAATTTTTAAGATTTGA
- the queG gene encoding tRNA epoxyqueuosine(34) reductase QueG: MLDYQQLANDIKQWGKDLGFQHVGICDVDLSKHEAQLQRWLDAGYHGEMDWMARHGMMRARPAELLPGTVRVISVRMNYLPPEAGFAQTLKQPEKAYISRYALGRDYHKLVRNRLKQLGQRIEQVAGAFGYRPFVDSAPILERPLAEKAGLGWTGKHSLILSEDAGSWFFLGELLIDLPLPTDEPVDHQCGKCVACITSCPTQAIVAEGVVDARRCISYLTIELDGPIPEEFREAMGNRIYGCDDCQLVCPYNRQSAITDEPDYHCRPQLYQQDLLTLFHWDEATFLKNTEGSPIRRIGHLKWLRNLSVAIGNAPYAPELLNALIERKGLDSMLDEHLDWSIRRQIARRDEARVDVVTNKTQRLIRIVEKGLPRDA, from the coding sequence ATGCTCGACTATCAACAGCTTGCGAATGACATCAAACAATGGGGCAAAGACCTGGGTTTTCAGCATGTCGGCATCTGCGATGTTGATCTGTCAAAGCACGAGGCACAGCTACAGCGCTGGCTGGATGCCGGCTACCACGGCGAGATGGACTGGATGGCGCGTCATGGCATGATGCGGGCCCGACCGGCTGAGTTATTACCCGGAACGGTGAGAGTGATCAGTGTCAGGATGAACTACCTGCCACCGGAAGCCGGCTTTGCTCAAACCCTGAAACAACCGGAAAAAGCCTATATCAGCCGTTATGCCCTCGGCCGGGATTATCATAAACTGGTCCGTAACCGCCTCAAACAGCTGGGCCAGAGAATCGAACAGGTTGCCGGTGCTTTTGGCTACCGGCCTTTTGTCGATTCTGCGCCGATTCTGGAGCGCCCGCTCGCGGAAAAAGCCGGACTCGGCTGGACGGGCAAACACTCCCTCATCTTAAGTGAGGACGCAGGTTCCTGGTTCTTTCTCGGTGAGTTGCTGATTGATTTGCCTTTGCCCACAGATGAGCCCGTTGATCATCAATGCGGTAAGTGTGTGGCCTGCATCACCAGTTGCCCGACTCAGGCCATCGTCGCTGAAGGTGTGGTCGATGCGCGTCGTTGTATTTCCTACCTGACCATAGAGCTGGATGGCCCTATCCCGGAAGAATTCCGTGAAGCCATGGGGAACCGGATTTACGGCTGCGATGACTGCCAACTCGTGTGTCCTTATAACCGGCAATCGGCAATTACGGATGAACCGGATTACCACTGCCGTCCTCAGCTCTATCAGCAGGATCTGCTGACATTATTCCACTGGGACGAAGCCACATTTTTGAAGAACACCGAAGGCTCCCCCATCCGACGCATCGGCCATCTCAAATGGCTCCGCAATCTCAGTGTCGCCATTGGCAATGCGCCCTACGCACCTGAATTGCTTAACGCTTTGATTGAACGCAAAGGGTTAGACAGTATGCTGGATGAACACCTTGACTGGTCAATCCGTCGTCAAATCGCCAGACGGGATGAAGCGCGGGTTGATGTCGTGACCAATAAAACCCAGCGACTGATTCGCATCGTCGAAAAAGGGCTTCCCCGGGACGCCTGA
- the rsgA gene encoding small ribosomal subunit biogenesis GTPase RsgA, producing the protein MAKKKKLTKGQSRRVRSNQNKRLTKGMEDIQWDEALLENAREGLVITRFGQHADIEDPETGTIHRCNLRRSIQSLVSGDRVVWRPGVEALQGIAGVVEAVHERTSVLTRPDYYDGVKPVAANVNRIIIVSSVLPELSLNIIDRYLVAAETVEIKPLIVLNKVDLLDDDTRQQVERTLSLYQAIGYEVRYVSTMTGEGLAALKADLKDHVNIFAGQSGVGKSSLVNALMPEVEAEIGDVSENSGLGQHTTTAARLYHFAEGGDLIDSPGVREFGLWHLEPEQVTNAFVEFRRYLGGCKFRDCKHKDDPGCLLREALQDGKISQERFDSYHKIIESMSENVANRQFSRNKQN; encoded by the coding sequence GTGGCAAAAAAGAAAAAGTTAACTAAAGGTCAGAGCCGACGTGTCCGCTCTAACCAAAATAAGCGCCTGACGAAGGGCATGGAAGATATCCAATGGGATGAAGCCCTGCTGGAGAATGCCCGTGAAGGCTTGGTGATCACCCGATTCGGCCAGCATGCCGATATTGAAGATCCGGAAACAGGCACCATCCACCGCTGTAACCTGCGTCGCAGTATTCAGAGCCTGGTTTCTGGAGATCGCGTTGTCTGGCGGCCCGGTGTTGAAGCCCTTCAGGGCATCGCCGGTGTGGTCGAGGCAGTCCATGAACGAACTTCGGTGCTGACCCGCCCGGATTACTACGATGGGGTGAAGCCGGTGGCGGCGAATGTGAACCGCATCATCATCGTCTCTTCCGTGCTGCCTGAGTTGTCGCTGAACATTATCGACCGCTATCTGGTGGCTGCCGAGACAGTGGAAATCAAGCCGCTGATTGTGCTGAACAAAGTCGATTTGCTCGATGACGACACCCGTCAGCAGGTCGAGCGCACCCTGTCGCTGTATCAAGCGATCGGCTATGAGGTGCGTTACGTCAGCACCATGACAGGAGAAGGCTTAGCGGCACTGAAAGCGGATCTGAAAGATCACGTCAACATCTTTGCCGGTCAATCCGGGGTGGGGAAATCCAGCCTGGTCAATGCCCTGATGCCGGAAGTGGAAGCCGAGATCGGCGATGTGTCAGAGAACTCGGGATTAGGCCAGCACACCACCACAGCCGCACGTCTGTATCACTTTGCTGAAGGCGGAGATCTGATCGATTCACCCGGGGTTCGCGAATTCGGACTGTGGCACCTGGAGCCTGAACAAGTGACGAACGCTTTCGTCGAATTTCGCCGTTATCTGGGCGGCTGTAAATTCCGCGACTGTAAACACAAAGACGATCCGGGTTGCTTACTGCGCGAAGCATTACAAGACGGAAAAATTAGTCAGGAACGCTTCGACAGTTACCATAAAATCATTGAAAGCATGTCGGAGAACGTTGCGAACCGTCAGTTTTCCCGGAATAAACAAAATTAA